ATCAAAATTTTGAGGCTTTCAATAGAACAGATATTGTGCTCATTCTTAAGATCCCAAGTCCTACCAAACTTGTCAACTTTAGACCTATTAGCTTATGCACCGTCATTTATAAGATTGTGGCAAAAACAATAGCAAACCGCCTACAATGGGTTATTGGCAGCTGTATTGATACTGTACAGAGTGCATTTGTTCCAGGACGTCTTATTTCTGATAATGTGCTTTTAGCATATGAAATCTTACATACGTTTCGACAGAAGCGCACAGGAAGAAAAGGCTATATAGTTGTAAAGTTAGACATGAGTAAAGCATACGATAGAGTTGAATGGGATTTCTTAAAGGCGGTTATGTTACAAATGGGGTTCTCAAGAGAATGGGTTGGCTTGATTATGAAATGCATTACTACAGTTTCTTATTCTGTTCATGTAAATGGAATAAATGGGAGAATCTTTCAACCATCCAGGGGGCTTCGTCAAGGTGATCCACTTAGTCCGTTTCTTTTCCTTATGTGCAGTGAGGGGCTTTCATCATTAATGAGATTAGCAATGGAAGTAGGTTTGCTTAAAGGTGCAAAGGCAAGTCGAAGAGGGTCAGAAATTTCTCACTTACTTTTTGCGGATGATTGCATCTTATTTGGTGAAGCAACAATTAGGGGTGCAACGATTCTGAAAGAAATTCTCAGAGAATATGAAGACTGTTCAGGCTAATGTGTGAATTTTGACAAATCAACAATTTTTTATAGCTCCAATACACTTGAAGACAAAAAAGAAGAAATTTCGTCCTTACTTGGAGTCAGAAGTTCAACAAATATTGAAAAGTACTTGGGACTTCCTAATGTTGTCGGCAAAAAAAAAAGAGTCTTTTCAAAATCTTAAAGAAAGGGTTTCTTTGAGAATCAATGGTGGAGTACAAGGTTTTTATCTCAAGGGGGAAAGGAAGTCTTTATTAAATCAGTACTCCAGGCTATCCCTACTTGTGCCATGTCTTGCTTTCTTCTACCAATTTCATTGTATGGGGAGTTGGAAAGCATTTTTGCAAAGTTCTGGTGGCAAAAAGGACATGGAAAAAGAGGAATCCATTGGTGCCTATGGAAGCATTTGTGCCGTTCCAAAGATGAAGGGGGTATGGGATTCAGAAGTATGGCTCAGTTTAATAAAGCTCTCTTAGCAAAACAGGGATGGAGGATTTTAACCAACCCAAATTCATTAGTAGCGAGAGTACTTAAGGCAAAATATTTTCTGaaagttgatttttttaaattcacGTTTCAGAAATAATTGTTCATACATATGGAGGAGTTTATGGGCGACGAAGAAAGTTTTATCAGATGGTCTTTACTGGAAGGTCGGTACTGGTTTGAGCATATCAGTTTTTAATGACAATTGGATTCCAGATTTTAGTAATGCTATATTATATTTTGGTGAGGCCAATTTGCATGATTATAAGGCTGCAGAATTTATCAATAATAACGAGAGAAAATGGAATAGAGAGTTGATTATCAATACCTTTCCAGAAGAAGCAGCAGGCAAGATTCTCAGTATCCCACTGGCAGAGGAACCTCATGAGGACTTTCAGGTGTGGAGTGGCGAATCTTCGGGTGAATTTTCAGTTCGAAGTGCCTATAAACAATTACAAGGTTTGGATCCTAGAGCTTACGCTTTACAAACCATCTACAATGAATTTTATAAAAAACTTTGGTGCCTAGATCTACCACATAAAATTCTGATCTCTATCTGGAAGATCTCTTGGAATTATTTGCCTACTCAAGTGAACATGCTCTGTAGGAAACTAACATATTGTTCATTATGCCCTCGTTGTGGTGTTGAACCAGAAACGATGAACCACCTTTTTCGTCATTGTCCTATATCAGTAGCAGTTTAGAGAACTTTATCAACACTAAACAGTGATAAGGATACAAACTTGGATTTCGAACAGTGGCTTACCAGGAATTTTATTCTACACTCTCATCCTCTTTGCAAAATTTTTTGCTGCGCGCAATGGGCCATCTGGGGGGACAGAAATGCTCGTGTTCATGACAAAACAAAAAGATCGGGTCAAGAAATTACACGATTTGTTCTTAGCTATATTGAAGAATTGGAATGTGTCAAGAATAACAAGGTAAAATTCGTTAAAGAAGTTCAAAAGTGGAAACCCCCACCTGGACAGGCAATAAAGATAAATTTTGATGGAGCTTTTGATGAGAGAAATCAACAATCGGCCTCTGGGATAGTAGCCAGAAATAGTAAAGGGCTTGTTCTCCTGTCATCCACAAAGACCCATCTTGGAGTAACCTCTGCCTTCGCAGCCGAAGCATTAGCATGCAGGACAGCAACCGAGATTAGGTCTCAACATGCAAGGAAAGGATCCATTATTAAAAGATGCAATGCTAGAGGGGAAGATAAATCGAAGATAGGGGCCTATATACATGATATCCATCAGTTAATTTCCAGATCTGGCAATATCAAGTTTGAATATACCCCTAGATCAGCAAATAGTTTAGCCCACATATTAGCTAAAGAATCCCTAATAAGACAGGAAGAAGTTTACCTGGTCGAGAGTGTACCCATTTATGCCGAAAACCAGAGGAAAAATAATATGGAGAGAGAGCCGGATTGAAGAAGAAAGGAGATGAATGTTAGAAGGGAGGTTTAATCGATGGATCACTTGTTTCGGTGGTAATTGCTTCCCTTGATATTTGGTATCGCCATTAAAGCTGAAGTGATGGAAATGATGGAAATAACAGGCGATTGAAGTCTCtgtgtaatagcctaaattttcagtggtgtcggaacagtgattcgagatcactaaatccgacaaatgagtagaaaatattaataatttagtgaatataagttaagtgtgaagttaggaaaatttttgaaatagcgaatagtgtactagaaataaaaatttaaaaaattagaatcagaaatgagatatcgagagtttgaaaattttaaaacgagccataaatatttttataaatatttatggagtgttaataagttagtattaaagtttcgttaagaaattttaaagtttcgatagttaattgaataaaaaggattaaattgtaacaaatgtaaaattataggaaatgattaaatagcttaaatgataaaagaaaggggGTTTAAAAggtaaatagacccaaggtctatttgggctggacggcaagaggcatggaatcagcaggaaaattgatgaattgagggaaaaattggaatattgcaaaatttacttaataaacctaggactaaagtggaattatctagatttctcattatttttctgcattctcatcagcaaaaacaccatagaagggttttttttaagcttttttttttcatatttttactgcaagtaagttcaattcttgattatttcttgaaatttttgtgtttttatgacttttacaactaggtccacttgttgaattcattagtttttgattctatgaaacaAATtggaagtttctatgaatatgtgctggaattatatgatgatttagcatggaattagagttttaaattgtttatatgctgattttattgaaagaattgaatagaaagtg
This is a stretch of genomic DNA from Gossypium arboreum isolate Shixiya-1 chromosome 11, ASM2569848v2, whole genome shotgun sequence. It encodes these proteins:
- the LOC108472047 gene encoding uncharacterized protein LOC108472047, whose protein sequence is MGSWKAFLQSSGGKKDMEKEESIGAYGSICAVPKMKGVWDSEVWLNFSNAILYFGEANLHDYKAAEFINNNERKWNRELIINTFPEEAAGKILSIPLAEEPHEDFQNNKVKFVKEVQKWKPPPGQAIKINFDGAFDERNQQSASGIVARNSKGLVLLSSTKTHLGVTSAFAAEALACRTATEIRSQHARKGSIIKRCNARGEDKSKIGAYIHDIHQLISRSGNIKFEYTPRSANSLAHILAKESLIRQEEVYLVESVPIYAENQRKNNMEREPD